In the genome of Crassostrea angulata isolate pt1a10 chromosome 6, ASM2561291v2, whole genome shotgun sequence, the window gcctGACCGTTGTTTTATCAGACTGTAGTAAACTGGTGCTTTAAGCGTGTGTATGTGACCCACTATTTCATCCTCTTTCCATATTTGAAGTTGTTTGTTAAGATAATCTGATAATGATTAATTATAAGGGACACAGTGATAAGGGACAAATTATTACTTGCAGGGTGAGGGTAGTATGCATGCAAATTTCTCTATGTATTGGTGATTACTCCAGCTAGATGCAATTGAATTGCATTATCAACTGTTTCTTTTACTTATTCTTAATCGAAATGTTGTCACTTTTATGTGGTAATCGCAGTTGGGTTTTGGTAATCTGGTAGTTAAACACATGATTTTAAAACCCTTTCCAACTAAATAAAAACCAACAATTTTAAGTCTGATTAAATGATTTGATGCTCAAGTTATTTCTCAACATTTCTGTTACAGACTTGATTTAGAAGCCCAACATGGAAAAGGAGAAAATATTAGGATTTAGATCCAACATGTCTAAAGAAGACATGAGGAAAAGCTTGATGATGAAAGCGTATGAAGTTAAGTTTGATTTAAGTGGAACAGACTACATTCCTTTAGACAATATTGGGATTGGTGCATACGGAGTTGTTTGCTCTGCCGTCCATGGGAAAAGCAAAGATCGAGTGGCCATTAAAAAGATTCCCTATATCTTTGATGACAAAAGAATAGCTACCAGAACATAcagagaaataaaaattttaaaacatttcaaacacgataacattattTCCATTAGAGACATTTTAAAACCTAAAGAAACCATTGACAAATTCAGAGATGTGTATGTTGTGTTTGATTTAATGGAAAGTGATCTTCATAAGATTATATACTCCAAACAAGAGCTGACTGAGGAACATGTCCGATACTTCTTATACCAGTTGCTGAGGGGACTAAAATACATTCACTCAGCCAATGTCATCCACCGAGATCTGAAGCCAAGCAACTTACTGGTAAATGAGGACTGTCAGCTCAGGATAGGGGATTTTGGTATGtagaaaagttttatttaatgtttgCATGGCATTTGTACATACTTGTACTCATTAATGATCAATAGTTTACTTCCTCCTATCCATTTTTATGGATTTGTCAAACTTTGCTACAATATGTAGTaagtattaaatattaaatgcatgtaaaaatgtATGTGTAGCAGGAAACCACTAAAGTCCAAAAATCAAGGCTATTcatatttgtaaacattattttgtagGAATGGCACGAGGGGTAAACATGTCTTCAGAAGAACAGAATGCCTTCATGACTCAATATGTGGCCACAAGATGGTATAGGGCTCCAGAAATTATGTTTGCCTTAATTGAGTATGGTACAGCAGTTGACATGTGGTCAGTAGGCTGTATATTTGCGGAAATGCTGGGAAGGAAGCATTTATTCCCAGGTAATGATGCCTGACACAAATTGCCAAATACATGACAATACAGAAAACTGTCACCAGCTTTGTTTAAATGTTTGAAGGACCCATTTTTTCAATCCCCATCTTCCctttatcaattaatgttttatgagtttgaatGATAACGACAGAACTTTATCAGTTTGTGTATTTTGAattcatatgatttttaaaattagtttttaatgGTTTTCAATTAACAGGCAAAGACTACATTAATCAGCTTAAATTGATCATCGGAGTACTTGGATCTCCTGAACAGGATTTGTTAGATCTCTGCCAGTCTGACCTcatcaaaaaattcattatacGTAAGTTGCACATGCTAACCATAGTCATTAATTAGAAGGTAGAGATTTTAAAGACTATGAGTTCTAATGCTAGAACATGCAATCAAAttacaattattctttcaaGATATTCTTTGCTACTCATgaaaattttaaggaaaatttagTGCACATTTAAACCAAACAAGGAAACATATACTCTGTACTAAAGTTTTGAGCATCTATGAGTTGACTTATGGGTCAGGTTAAAGCCTTGTGGTGGGACAATGAAAAGAATATTCTAAAACAACCATAAACTTTTCATAACTATTATATGACCAGCAGACATCtctcatttattattttatgttaaaaaagggGACAGCTGAAATTTCCATTAAACTATCTCATTCATGCAATTATCTTTCCAGAACTTGGGAACAAGGAGCCATTAGCCTGGTCATCGCTGTTTCCCAAAGCTAGCAAGAAAGCGCTGAGTCTTTTGAGTAAGATGCTTATCTTGGACCCAAGGAAAAGAGTCTCGGTTACTGATGCACTCAGCCACCCATATCTCAACAAGTACCATGATCCAGACGATGAACCCATCTGTGTTCCTACCTTTAACTTTGACTTTGAAAAACAGGTTtgttatgtttatattgtcttTATGACATATATTTGATACAGATGTTTTTTCATGGTAGCAACACTAAAGCATGTAGTCTTATTAAGTTTAAACAAGAAATTCTACTTCTGGGATATACCGGTAATGGTTAATCTATAgtcaacaacttttttttagaaattgacCACGGAAGTTCTAAGAGAGCAAATCTATAAAGAGATAATGGGCTACCATAAGCCAAGAGCCCCGTCGCTGAGTTTTAGTGCATGTTTGAAACCTGTCCCAAAAGATCCAGCGGATAAGAAGACAGACCCAAAGCAAGAAGTATCTACACCAGGACTGACCAAGGATTTCAAAGACATTCAGCTATTCCCACCCAGTGAAATTAAAGGGGACTTTTTGAAACCAGACATCAAGCCAGCTGGTGTTGCAGTGGATACCAAGCAGATAGAAGTATCTGCAGCTGATGTTGAAATGTTCAGTGCCAAGTCCCAGGTCAAAGCAGACGAACAGGAAGGCAGTGATCAGGAGTCCAAAAAATTGGAGCAAGGTTCAAAGGAGGAGCATCATGAGACAAAGACAATCTCCTCAGATACAAAGGCTCTCATTAAAGCAGCTCTACTCAATTCAAATTTCAGGAAAAGAAGTGGTAATAGGTTTTATCTTGCttacttgtaaatattaatgagaaatactgtggaatcgttTAAATttgtggggagggggggggggggggggggcaatttttcgtggattgtgggttttttgcttaCTGGTATTcttggggatgtaatttcgtggataactctttctaaatttgttttcacCGAGGATATAAacaactatatatgataagagttaaatttggcccccataattcaccattttttaaagtgtttcgggtacaataaaatgttatgttataattttgaagagttgatataaaatatattttttcacatatttgtttgatttatttgcactcacttgcagtataagacgtcagaagtgacgcttttactataattcaatcaaattagtcgaaaattgacatttttcttatctttttacgaatgggaaatatagagcacATGCTTGAACCAGGACTTATTAgacttggctagatacatctctgattaaattattttgttgttcaagcatgcgctctatgtttcctgaaagaaaaactgcttaaaaacaagcttttttatgctaaaatgcaaaaatggcgggaaaaggttgtctttacaatgccgtatttctaaattgtgggcacttgaatcaaaatgaacattaagtttaaacatcacatatatatctgtacaaagaaaacaaagaattacagtaaaataatgatattccttttaggggcccataccatatatagtcctttatgtCGGAGGGCTACCCATGAATACCATCACAATTGAGCCGCcttgaattctaatgattccacagtatgagACAATATTAATAGGTTGTGAATGGGTATGTAAATGTGAAATGcattctggattttttttatttttttgttttgtatatttttttggcAAGATTCATCAACTGAAGTTGATGATAAACCTAAACCAGTCACTGCAGCCCAGcgacagaaagagagagaggaaaAGAGGCGCAAAAAGAAGGAAAAGGCATTGGAGAGAATGaagaaaaaagagaagaaaggtacaaacatttttttttaaccaagaaCTTAGTGTGATGAAAAATGAATGCATGTAATAGTagttacaaattgttttatgtgTATTGTATTATTATAACAGTAACCATAACAATTGCCAAGCTAATTCAGTTCAAAAGTTTACAAGTTTAGGAATATGTTAGGAACTAATGTGATAGCTACTGAAAGTATGCAGTCATTAACTGCAGTACATGAAGGTTTGAGCAGTTTACCGCAAAGCTGTTTATAAAAAGTGTGAACTGATTCAACCTTGTTTCTATGAGTTAAAATTATGCATACAAAATGTTAACATATaggtagatacatgtatctgtgtcacaagattttttatatttctgtttttggttcattttttattccattttaaTAGTTGAATCTCTTTGGTTCTTTCCTCATAGTGATGTTTATTTGTCCCAACAGAGCAAAAGCCAGATCAACTTTTAACTGATGAAGATAGGGAACTTCTTCAGAGGTGGGCCAAAATGCAGAAAGTCAACCCACCTTTGGCTCCAAAAGGAGAAACAAATTCACTGCAGACCAGTCCTGGTCCAAGTGCTAGCTCAGCACAGAGCAACTCTGTGCCACAGGCAACCCAGGGGATTCAAAATCCCTCACAACTCAAGTCATTCCAAGCCTCGGAGGCCACAGGAAATTCCAGTCAACAGTCAAACAGTTCTGGGAAATCTTTAATCAATGTTGACACAATGCATATGCTACAACAGAAATTGCAAGCAAGGAATTCACTGTCAAAAGATACCACCGTTACCACTGTTCCTCAGACTGCAGCAACAAATGAAGCAGTAACTTCAAATTCTAGTCTTTCAACAATCAACATGGATGGAATGAAAATGATGGGACTAAATCCTAATTTTCAAGATTTGTCTAATACTGTTGTTAGTTCTAGTCCTTCACAGACAGCCAGCACAGCTGATATGGGATTGAATAGATCAGAGGCATCCTCAAGTTTTCAAGACTTTCACCAGTCCGGGTTTTCTACTCAAGATTCACCTCAAAGAGACTACAGCAACAATAGCTCCCCAGAAAGCTATCAGTCTCATGGCTCACCTGATCCTTATAACCAAGACTCCAATTCAAGTTGTGATGCTCAAAATCCTAGGATGACCAACTTTTCAGATGCCAGTGTTTTACCAAGTCACCAACTCCCTTCGCAGCCAGTTGGAATTGCTCAACAGATGAACCCACAGTTTGATGTCAGTGCTACAAATCCTTTTGCTCTAACTAGTGGCCAGACCCAGTCATTTTCTTCACCTTTCCAGACCGAAAATGCAATGTCAAATGTGATCTCACAGACGCCTCAAGAATATTCAACTCCACCACAATTTGGAAATATTGCAGCCATCCCTTTTACGCGAAATGTGCAAGCAACTGGTGCGTCTCCCAACCCGCAGTCTTTCTTTGATGCACGATACCAAACACAACCAAGACAACCAAATTCTTATCCAAGAGTCACAATTGATACAAGTCAGCTAGCGCAGGATCAGATATCGGTTTTAGCAGAGCAATTTTCAAGTACTCAAGTTGGAGACAATTTTCACCCAATGTTGCCCTTGACTCCAAGGGGAACAGGTGCTGGTTATGGTGTGGGCATGGATCTAGATTCTTTGATGGATGACAGTTCCAGGTAAAAAACGTTTGATCATGTACAAGTATAACTGaaacatttgaaataaatcTTGAAAACTTTATATGTACGGATAAATTATTCAGATGCattcatgtaaataaataagtagAAAGAATTTTATTAGACATTCATTCATGTATGGGCTATTTTGTATACTCTTACATgctacaatatcatatataactgcatgtattttcatattttaaaaattttacctatgcaaatatttttatcatggaTTTCAACACAAAATATCCAAACCAGTCTCTACATAAAATTTTCGAAAGAAATGAACCTGTGGTGCCTCTGTTTCAGCAGCTGTCAATACCTGTCACATCTTCCTCTATTTCAGCCTGCCCCAACAGCAGTCACCCCTCTCCTCCTCCCTGCTGACCGACTGGATGGAGGTCACCGGGTCCCTCAACATTGACATGGAGGCCCTGGAACAGGAGCTAGGACTACAGTCCCCCATGTCTCTCTCCTACAATGACCTGTCTCTGTACCAGTCCTGATCTCCAGCATTGTCTGTAGTAGATTACAGGTGTCAGCAACACATGCTTCTGATGCCGGctcatattgtttttgtgttCTTTTTATCTATTAGCTGTTGGCAGGTACCAAAACAttatgaaattgttaaaaatataaatgttttatttttgattgttAGATATAGAAGACAGACTTTATGATACAGCCATCAAACAATGTTGGTGGGTTTATTAGAATAGATTTTTCCATCTTTCATCTGTTCATGTTTCTAACCATGTGTCCATTCAACATTCATTTCTTGGccataaatttaacaaaaagaaatatcagAGGCTTAAACTTTGAACAGATGTTGCCTGTGACCTTAAGGAATGCCATAACACTTATCTGATGTTATTCACCAAGGTCTTATCATTGATATATTGCCTGTCCTAAATATTCCATGTGTGAAATATTAGTCTTTCCAAGACAAttctagtttgttttgtttgtttaaatgctaatgcatgctctctctctctctctccacataCAATGGAATTGGTAGTGGATATACTGATTGTTACTTTTGTACTTAGCTCATAGAGACAGAACTTTGCATTGCTGTAGATAGATTTACATTGTATGAGTTATCTACCAGCTTAAGTTAACGATACATGATAATGACACATGGAATATTGCACACAATATGTGTTGACTTCTTGAGCATACAGCGATTTAGATGTTTTTAAAACCTGCATAAACAATAAGGAAATGATATGTAGAATTTATGAAGTTTTTTAATAGGAAATGAATCATTTGTTACCAAATGTCAGCCTGAATTACCAAGTGTCAGCTACAATTTTGAGTGTCTAAAGCATAATACTAGtacaagaaaaattaaaacaaaaataatgaaaacttttaacatgtgtttgttatatttatttaataggTATCTTTTAATGTACTTGTATTTGATTAGATATTCTGTTCTACATGTATTAGTGAAAGGAGATTCCAAAATCAACCTTGCATGTTTGATTCTTTTTAGAagcaaaaactttattttcgtATGACAAGTTTCGTGTGTTTAGAtacatttattacatatttatcCCCCATATTTTGATTACATGGATTACAGTACGtgcaattatttttaatacatgacTTTCTTTTACTACTTGTGGTTTTCatgttctttgaaaaaaaattgaattggtTTGATTTGTTATTACTGTGTCATACGGTTAGAAACAAACCGCTGGTGCACAGCCATACTAGGTGCAGTAGCACACAGATCTATCATTATCAATAAAATGCGGATGTTTATAATTCTTCCGTAGGAAACGCAAAAATCTGTTAATTGGTGCACATACTGTTGTGTTACTGTATGATAACCTTCTAATTACTCTTTTTCATTGCTGGAAAAGACGTTTAATCggtaattcatagctctatttAAAAACTCGTATTGATGAAGTTTTATGTTGCCTTACTGTTTAAAagccacaccataacaaaacatGGGTAATAAAGTAATCTTTAAGAATGAACTTTATTTAGAGTTCATTCGTTTGTACATTTCTGATCTTTTTCCCCATTTAAGCTTAGTTCGTCTGTCATGTTTAAACtacattattattatgatagTCTGTTCTTCTCCACGGTTTGAGAAAACCGCATGTGTAGACAACGATTTGTGGTTATTAGTACCAAGAGACgtcaaagtaaaaaataaagaaaaaagcgTATAAAACAAGAGAAATATCGAATCGATGATATGTGTATGGTTCCTCTTTATGTTATACGAAAAGCTTTACAATGAGTTATCAAATAAGCATAAAGAAAAGGGGGACAAAGGGAAAACCCTGTATTACTCCAAATTAACAGGTTGTTGACCAGTCTATATAAAACccattttaagaaatttgacaGTTTGAAAACCGTTACGGAAATCATTGAGATTTTATTCTATCACGAAAATTGGATATGGAACACTAAGAGTATGTTATACGTTCAGCATATAAGTATGAATAAGTGAGTGGATGATTAACTGACCGCGCTCCTATAAATCTGACACCGCTGTAGATGACATTCACGCTCTGCGTTGTCCTGACAATACATTAACGGTGCCCCTTTGGTGGTTACTCTGTTGGTAAGCGGTACCACTCGGCAGAACTCTCTCAGGATGAGGGCCGTAGTGCCTTTAGTGTTGTTGTTTCTGGGATTCACTAATGGTAAAGTATATGATACATTTAATTCCAaactgttttataatttaaatatacactGTATTGTAAAGAGTTAGGCAAAAacgatataatataataatatatgcgatttccatattttttttttcagtatatacacATGATTTATTAAGAGAGGATATCAAAATTGTATGCTATTTTGTTGTTGgctttaaagatatattttgatttaaattttaaaatacatttttttaagaaacaaaTTGACAAATACGTATGTTTCATGAACCAGCTTttgtctcttttttttaaacaaaaatagttATACTCAATTTCCGGACAacgttttttggtttttttttaaacatctggTTATAGTCACTAAAACAACTACGTAACGTGTAGTTCTCTTGATGGAGTGGATTTTTTTTCGTCAATTCGACTGAATATTTAGACGGGAATTTAGCTGGAGTATTCAGTGGGGGAATGTGCTGCCTTTTGATTTATCTTCCTCGTGCATAAATCATCATCGCCATATGATTTGATttggcaatatttatcaggAATCAGCCATACGAGGGTGATTATTTTCGTACAATATTGGACATAAATCTGTAACGAAGAGTCGTTGAGGCGGAACGGCTCTGACGGCACAGTGCCCGTTTTATGACTTGAGATGTCAATACTGATTGCTGATCAAACTTTGAATCGTGCATCAAGTATAACGTTTGGCCATTAGATTAACAAATTCGTTGGTGGCTGTATTCAATTTCACCACAAGAGTAATTATTCAGGACTGTCAAACCAGATATTACAGATAAAGCGCTGATTTTGTAGAAAAAAGAGACATGTCTCATAGCTGAATCAAAACGATGCATTGAATTGCATAatgattttatacaaaattcgtctttcc includes:
- the LOC128189613 gene encoding mitogen-activated protein kinase 7-like yields the protein MEKEKILGFRSNMSKEDMRKSLMMKAYEVKFDLSGTDYIPLDNIGIGAYGVVCSAVHGKSKDRVAIKKIPYIFDDKRIATRTYREIKILKHFKHDNIISIRDILKPKETIDKFRDVYVVFDLMESDLHKIIYSKQELTEEHVRYFLYQLLRGLKYIHSANVIHRDLKPSNLLVNEDCQLRIGDFGMARGVNMSSEEQNAFMTQYVATRWYRAPEIMFALIEYGTAVDMWSVGCIFAEMLGRKHLFPGKDYINQLKLIIGVLGSPEQDLLDLCQSDLIKKFIIQLGNKEPLAWSSLFPKASKKALSLLSKMLILDPRKRVSVTDALSHPYLNKYHDPDDEPICVPTFNFDFEKQKLTTEVLREQIYKEIMGYHKPRAPSLSFSACLKPVPKDPADKKTDPKQEVSTPGLTKDFKDIQLFPPSEIKGDFLKPDIKPAGVAVDTKQIEVSAADVEMFSAKSQVKADEQEGSDQESKKLEQGSKEEHHETKTISSDTKALIKAALLNSNFRKRSDSSTEVDDKPKPVTAAQRQKEREEKRRKKKEKALERMKKKEKKEQKPDQLLTDEDRELLQRWAKMQKVNPPLAPKGETNSLQTSPGPSASSAQSNSVPQATQGIQNPSQLKSFQASEATGNSSQQSNSSGKSLINVDTMHMLQQKLQARNSLSKDTTVTTVPQTAATNEAVTSNSSLSTINMDGMKMMGLNPNFQDLSNTVVSSSPSQTASTADMGLNRSEASSSFQDFHQSGFSTQDSPQRDYSNNSSPESYQSHGSPDPYNQDSNSSCDAQNPRMTNFSDASVLPSHQLPSQPVGIAQQMNPQFDVSATNPFALTSGQTQSFSSPFQTENAMSNVISQTPQEYSTPPQFGNIAAIPFTRNVQATGASPNPQSFFDARYQTQPRQPNSYPRVTIDTSQLAQDQISVLAEQFSSTQVGDNFHPMLPLTPRGTGAGYGVGMDLDSLMDDSSSLPQQQSPLSSSLLTDWMEVTGSLNIDMEALEQELGLQSPMSLSYNDLSLYQS